The segment atttaagaatgtgcatgtatatatttaaaattataatcttaggtagatttttctatatgtttatttttaattaaatatattaaataaatatgtaaaatttcataattttcaaaaaaataaaattaaacaatatttataaaatatgtagatatatataagaaactaatgattttacgatttaatttgattttatgatttagtttgattttatgatttaatttttataattttctaaaaatatgtatatatttttgaaatatttttaatttaaatgatatttcgaaatttgaaatgccataattgaatatatttattttaatgatgatttatgagttattaccatattttaaaaatgtccaaaaatataaatcgacaataaatgtaatatatgagttattaccatattttaaaaagtttaccaaaaatataaatcaacattaaatattatttttcatgtcatattaatttataagacatgtcatcaattttagtagccatgtcatattattttgtgaaaataattgtcgaaaagacatgtggcaaaatcacttctcaaatatagtgtAGGGGATGATTAAATTTTCTTCGCTTATAATGCTTTCGTCACTGCATCATATTATATGTTATGGCAGTGACTCTGTGACATTTTGTTTGACAAGCTGAAGTAATTGCAACAGACAATGCAAGACCATGCTGATGCTTGGCCTTTCAAAGAGCCAGTTGATGCTATCGATGTCCCTGATTGCTATGACATCATTAAAGATCCCGTTGGTAAAGAGTACACTAAATTATCATGTCACTTCATTCGTTTTGTTTTGTGCTTTTACTATCCCTTGAAGCATTATACTCTGTATTATGTTAACTTGGGTTTAACCAACATGGTGTGAAGACAGATACGAAGACAATTACGAAGAGAGTAGAATCAGAATTCAGAAGAGTACTACGTCACGCTTGATATGTTTGTCGCTGATGCGAGACAGATGTTCAACAACTGTAGAACTTACAACCCTCCGGACACCATTTATTATTACAAATGTGCAACCAGGTAACAAGGCTTCCTTTATTTTCTTACCTTTCTTTTCTGCTCTTACGCGTTTAATTACCAGCAGCTCTCCAGTCTGGTGCTAAATCTCAACAGAAGGATGATAAAAAAGATGTTGATACTCGTTGGAACTGAGATATTTACCCCAAGTACAAAGTATATTCTACCTATTAGCATTGTTTGATCGTTTATGATGTAGACTTTTGCATATGAATATTTTTAGGGGTATATTGATATAATTTAGAAGACCCTTTTGAGTATGGTTGAATAAGTCTTAGATAGACCAACGccaagtttttttatattttctcgTTCGGTGCATCCATTCACTTTCTCGCTCTCTCTGTGATGTCACACTTATCCTGGTTAGGTAACCTGTCGCCCTCTGCCACTgccatttttgttttgttttggtttggtttacgCTGATGTAAATGTGTACAACTCTGTTTTTGTGTTAAGACATTTTCAACGTCGGTTGCGTTAGAAACTTACAGCTTATTATTACCCAAGCAGGTAGTTAAAGTTAACATTCTTCcaattatttccaaatatatatataaatgggTACAGTGTTACCCTTACACTTATACATAGCATAATCGTGGAGTCGCACAGTAAATAACACAGAAACAAAGAAGCAAGATAAAGAGTTACCTCAAAAATCACAAAACCAAATTACTCGAATCTTGTAGTTAATGCTTGTGGTTCCAATGGGGCATGGGTTCATACAGATTCGGCGTGCCTTCACGGTTCACCTCTACTCTCTGGTTTGGTGCTAAACCGGCACCAGTAGTACTTGGGATTCTCGGTGTGTTGTTCACTGGCATGCCCATGTTTGGTCCTGCCCACTGCAGAGGGTTCACTCCTGTCACTCTTTTCACTGTTTCTTCTGCCATCTTAACCTGCACAAGATTGCAACAATGCAATAAACTTAGTTAAAACATTAGAGACAGAATCATATTCTTGGGTGTTGTAAGATTTTTTGAAACACTCATGGCTCGTAACAGTATGTACCTTTGTTCTCAGAGTTTCGATGTCAGCTCTGAGAATTCTGTTGTCGACAGCAGCTGCATCATACTTCTGATTCATGTCAGTAAGACGACCAAGCAAAGTTGAATGCTCAGTCCTTAATTGGTTCACCTACAAAACATGGAAACTTTTTCCTAAAATCAATGGAAGCCTGTTGAATAGGGAATATGAGCAAACAATCACAAGACAAAGAGCAACCTGTGTATCAAATTCATTCATTTGTTCTTGCTTTCTTCTCCTGGAGCGCCTAGCAGATTCTCGGTTTGAGAGCATCCTAACCAGTTACCAAATACCGATTTAGAAAACCCCCCCAACATGAAAGATATAAACAGAGTCGGAATTGGTCTGAGTGACCATTTCTTCACTTTCAGATGTAGAAAAAGATGTTACTAAGAACAAGATAAAACATTCCCcttctaaactcaaaccatttCCCCATAAGGTTTCCAAGTGTAAAGtattatctaaatatattaaccTCGAAATTCAGAAGGATTCTAGATAGAACTGACCTCCTAGCACGCTTAACGTCAGTAGGATCTCCATTATCAGCAGTTTCTGTGTCTCCATCAAGATCATCGTCATCAGAATCATCTCGTGAAGAAATACTGGTGGTTTGCCTTGCTGGAACAACAACATCAGGTTTCTTTTTAACGCTTGTTGAGGGAACAGATCTAACAGATGAAGCACCAGGtgaggtttgtgccacaacaACAGAACCTagaatagtaaaaaaaaaaaccccatTATCCACACtatctaataattaaaaaacatttcacCCAGAGAGTATACACCATAAGCAAAGGAACGTAAGTAGATACTGCAAAAAGGATGATTCTCATCTAAACTGCTTAAATTGGAAACTTATAATAGCCAAAACATGCGTATAGTAAATGCTTAGATCATCACATTCTCTCAAAGTATTGAGTTATATACCATGTTCTAACTTCTAAACAAAACTCATGAAATGTTTTTAACTTACTAATTTATCTTAAACATGGGCGtcaaataaacatatatagagAAGGCCAAGCAAGAACCAAAAAACAATAATGATAACCTTGAGCTTGAGATCCCACTGGAGGAGGAGATAGCTTTTGATTCACACCTGAGGCACTCGAATCTTCCGGCTTCACAGCTCCCACCTGcgttagataaaaaaaaaacaaatctatcaatcaaaatcaaacatcaaatcaatcaatcaaaacaaatcaaagagaCGGATCTAAAGACAGACGTACACGACGCGCAACAGCAGCGCAGGCGATCTCGAGCTTGCTCTGGAGAATCGCACGGAACTGATTAGGATCAACGCAATCAGAAACCAACGGATCAGAAGAAGATCGCGCACGGTTCCGATCATCAACCGCCGGATTCCGAGGCGGCGGAGGCTTCTGTATTTCGACGACGTCGGCGGTTTCGTCGACGGTGGAAAGAGACTGCTCGGAGTGAACAGGCGGAGGAGGCGACCTGACGCTGATCGTGGTGGGGCTTTCGTCGGAGGCTGACATCTCCCGGAGAAGTCTCTGGAACGCCCACTCCGATTGACTTCGAGTCATCCCGTCGGGCGGCATGTTCTGCTGCTGCGACGGTGAGGGTTCGGGAGGGGGAGGTGGCCAGAAGGAGTCGGTCAAATCATCGACAGAGAAGACGATGTGCATCGCTTACCCAATCGCCTTCTTCAGAttgctttctctctctctttttttattttgttttttttttgtctttttctctctctttggtGTGTTGTCTTACGTGGAGACGCCATTTTAGATTAGAGGATGGTTTAACGCGTCACTGCGTCTAATTGGACgcttttcaacttttttttattcttctttgTAAAATCCTCAAATGGGGATGCTTCATGTGAACAATCATTCCGCTGCTTCCtcctttttattaaaaacaacaaTGATACGGCTGCTTCATCTTTTAGCTTAAAAGTATCCTTTAAACCAACGTTGTTTGCATTTACTAAAATCGAATGGTTCTTGtttaagtttttgatttttgattttttggttcCAAAGATACATGAACCATcagttatttatgaaatttattttggtttggttatttcAGTTCTCTGTTCAGTTtagataataatattaaaaaatggaTAACATCTGATAAAATTCATTTTCATTTCTGGTTTTTCAGataattttggttaaaaatcacatattagtttttatattatatatcatatatattcgaataaattttaatattttggatttatatacttcaattcttttgtttttaggtagtttgatttataaatattatttagaaaatatttgataatcttaaaacttaattattatttataagtatataaattgtattttagatatttaaataccTATTCAGTTTTCCATCtggttttggtttgttttctaATTCTGAAAAGTGAAAACATAGGAACATGCAGGTTTTGCTGAACAtcagtttttttaaatttggttcGGATCCAGCTTTCGGATTATATGGCCAGGGCCTATCCCACACTGACcaaaaaagataaaagtttCTTGTAGGGCTGACAAAAATACTTGAATCCGAATACAAATCTGACCAGAAACATGATCTCTATCTGATTCACTTTTACTCAAATAGGATATGAGTTCAGATGTTTCGGGTGTCGGatgataaatcataaatttataatacataatCTGAAGATTTCTGAACATCACGAGGATTATAACAAATACATACCATTGTAAACGCTAATACTCAAAGCAACCACGTTTTCCATGTGTCTCATTTAATCTCTAGCTAAGCTACTTAACCACCAAGGTGGTTTTAAGGCTCCCTTTATATATCTCTGAAACAGCACTGGCGGTATCAGCAACACCAGCTTTCACCTCTAAGATCTTCGAATCCATATACTCTTTATGTTTCGATATCGAATCGATAAGCGCAAAGAGTTGACCGGCAACAGCTTGGACCTCCTCTTCACTCTGCTTAACTGCTTCTTCCACTCTAACCTCCGAACCTTTCAACATCTCCGCAGCTTCTTTCTCCACAGCCTCCAGATTCGTCTCCTCCGTTTTCACACTCCCCGCCATTGTTTTCGCCTCCAAGTCGCAGTTTGAAGCCAAGTCCTGAGTTTCCTTCTTCGCTAGCTTCATCTTTTCTTCAGCTTCGTTGATCTGCAACTGATTCGACCTCAAAAGACTCTTTCTTGACTCGATCTTCGACTCCATTTCAGACACCTGTTGCTGTAAGTAAACAAGCTCCTCCGCCTTCTTCGTCGACCCTTCTTTGATACCATCATACAACGAACACAGAGCTGGCTTCACCAGAACTTTATACTCCACACCCATCACCTCTTCAGGTACCTTCCCACTCTCGCTCACAGCGAACTGAACATCAACCTTCAACCTCCTCAGAGCTTGGTTACAATCAACAGCAAGCCTCTGAATCTGATGAAACTGATTCCCAATCCTCGAATTAACCTCCCAAACTCTCTGCTCCCAACCATCTCTCCCAACCTCACCTCCCTCAACATCTCTCTCCACAGCTCGCAACTCTCTCTTCATCCTCTCAACGTCCCTCACATTAAAACACTGAACCTCAACTCTCTTCTTCACCTCCTCATTCTCCTCCAAAATCCTTCCCCTCTCTTCTTCCTTAGCCGCCAccaccttctccttctcctccaccaccttcTCCATCCCTCGATTCCTCTCGCCGCGCTCCACAACCATCGTCCGAAACTTGTTCACGTCTTTCTCCAAATCAGCCTTAGCTTTCTCCAACGCCTCTTTCCTCGAGGGACCTCTCCTCATCGCATCGAGCCTCGCCTCCAATTCGCCAGCGATCTTCTCAGAGCCAGAGATCGTCTCGGCGATGCTAGCCTTCTCCGCTTCGAGCTTCCCCAAGAACTCCGAATCGAGATCGTTAACCAGATCGTCTTCCCCGCGGATGAAGTAACAGTAGCTTCTGATCCCGAACGTGGACATGGAGTTAGCATCCAGGTCCGATGTTGGATGATCCGACGACAAGTGGTGACGGAAACGAGCGTACTGAACCAGCCACTCGATCGCGGCGAGGACGTTAGGCCAGTTGTGAGGCGAGTTCGGAGCGCGGAGGGTGGATTTGGTGAGCTTGAAGGGGCAGTTGAGCGATCTGAGGAAGAAGACGAGGTCCTCGTCCCACCTGCGCGCGTCGTCGCAGTGGAAATCGACGGTGGAGAGGGTGAAGACTAGGGTTTCGGAGATGTCTTTGGCGGGAGGGACGGGGTGGGCGCGGAGCGAGATCGGTGAGCCGTGAGATGCGAGGAAGGCGTTGATGGAGCGGATCGTATCGGATTGGTGAGATCTGTTATTGGTGCTTATACCGATGGATGACTGATGGCTGCTGGCGAAACTGGCGTCGGAGTCTCTTGACTTGAAGAGTTGACGCTGGTAATCTAGAGAAGGTGATGGTGCTCCAGCGAAACCTCCTGTCGGTTTTCTCTTCCCGGCGGCTCctcctctcatctctctctctctctctctctctctctctctctctctctctctctctctctctctctctgtgtattttgaatttttgaatttaGGGAAGTTAAACCTAGGAAACTGTTTTTTATCGTTCACATTCAAAAACATTTGTATGTTGGTCCCTATATTTTGACATTATTTTGaaatcaaaccgaaagtttTTAATTATCATTATACTTGAAATGTCTCAACAGTTTGGAACATCATTTTCATACATTACTGAagtaaaataaaacacaatCAATGAAGCGGTCTgcaaatgttatttttttctttgtgttttcaAAGAAGAGCAGATTTGAGAGACTTTGTGAGACGCTCAAGCTCCTTGAGCCCTTCAGTTGGTGACTTGGCATCTCCCAAAAGCCTCACCATTGCACTTCCTACGATCACTCCATCAGCTCCCCAACCAGCTATCTGTTACACACAATTAAACAAACCAGTTTGTCAAAACAACAAACATGAATGCCAACTTAAGAGACCTTAGGAATCTTTTTTTTAAGGTGTAGGACCTGTTTCACATGCTCAGGCTTTGATATTCCAAAACCAACCGCCACTGGCTTGTCTGTTGCCTGCATTGAATTACAAACGGCCAAACACTTTAACATCATTTCAATATAATGAAGAAACAGTTAACAAATGTGTTATTGTACCTCTTTGATATCCTTCAAGAGCGACTCAACCTTTCCGCTGACAGATGAACGTGCACCGGTCACTCCTATTGAGCTCACCTGTCAAACCCAATACATTTTCAGTTACAAAGAAACACATTTCAATATCCTGGAGAAAGAGAGATACACCTAGAGGGATTCTTACAAGGTAAATAAACCCTTCTGATGCTTCAACAATTCGCTTCATCCTCTCTGTTGGTGTGGTTGGTGTCGTGAGTAGGACCTTGATTACAAAAACATGAATGAACATTACGTTACTAACCAGCCAAAAAAAACATGTACAGTTTCAGTGCCTCTGCTAAGAACAATGCTTCTACTATTTCTATCAGCTTAgctaagaaaataaattagatttatatAGACATAAATCGGAATTTTCACTGATATCTTGTGACATGCTGCTATTGGCAAGACTGACAATCTTGAAATTTCAAAACATGAATAGATCAAAGCATATGATTGATTACCAGTTCAATGCCGTTGCTAAGTGCTCCTTCTCTCAGCAACTCAGTTTCCTCAAGAGGAACATCAGGAACCACAAGCCCCTGTACACCAACATCTCTTATACTGGACATGAACTTCCCCAACCCACGTTTGAGAATCGGGTTGTAATAAGTAAACAGCGAAACTGGACACGATAACTCTGGAAGAACCTGCACAACCAGGTCCAACAAACAagaacacacacatacacaatCAGAAACACATACAAAGAACTTCGGATGAATCTTTGCTTCAGAAACTAAAAACTTCACCTTATCCAACAT is part of the Raphanus sativus cultivar WK10039 chromosome 5, ASM80110v3, whole genome shotgun sequence genome and harbors:
- the LOC108805210 gene encoding basic leucine zipper 25, translating into MHIVFSVDDLTDSFWPPPPPEPSPSQQQNMPPDGMTRSQSEWAFQRLLREMSASDESPTTISVRSPPPPVHSEQSLSTVDETADVVEIQKPPPPRNPAVDDRNRARSSSDPLVSDCVDPNQFRAILQSKLEIACAAVARRVGAVKPEDSSASGVNQKLSPPPVGSQAQGSVVVAQTSPGASSVRSVPSTSVKKKPDVVVPARQTTSISSRDDSDDDDLDGDTETADNGDPTDVKRARRMLSNRESARRSRRRKQEQMNEFDTQVNQLRTEHSTLLGRLTDMNQKYDAAAVDNRILRADIETLRTKVKMAEETVKRVTGVNPLQWAGPNMGMPVNNTPRIPSTTGAGLAPNQRVEVNREGTPNLYEPMPHWNHKH
- the LOC108862361 gene encoding kinetochore protein NDC80 homolog, yielding MFLNVNDKKQFPRFNFPKFKNSKYTEREREREREREREREREREMRGGAAGKRKPTGGFAGAPSPSLDYQRQLFKSRDSDASFASSHQSSIGISTNNRSHQSDTIRSINAFLASHGSPISLRAHPVPPAKDISETLVFTLSTVDFHCDDARRWDEDLVFFLRSLNCPFKLTKSTLRAPNSPHNWPNVLAAIEWLVQYARFRHHLSSDHPTSDLDANSMSTFGIRSYCYFIRGEDDLVNDLDSEFLGKLEAEKASIAETISGSEKIAGELEARLDAMRRGPSRKEALEKAKADLEKDVNKFRTMVVERGERNRGMEKVVEEKEKVVAAKEEERGRILEENEEVKKRVEVQCFNVRDVERMKRELRAVERDVEGGEVGRDGWEQRVWEVNSRIGNQFHQIQRLAVDCNQALRRLKVDVQFAVSESGKVPEEVMGVEYKVLVKPALCSLYDGIKEGSTKKAEELVYLQQQVSEMESKIESRKSLLRSNQLQINEAEEKMKLAKKETQDLASNCDLEAKTMAGSVKTEETNLEAVEKEAAEMLKGSEVRVEEAVKQSEEEVQAVAGQLFALIDSISKHKEYMDSKILEVKAGVADTASAVSEIYKGSLKTTLVVK
- the LOC108862362 gene encoding tryptophan synthase alpha chain, chloroplastic, which produces MAIAFKSGVCFLNSPKPQIGIRHSSPDSSLSFKRLTPIAALSTSSPTLGLADTFTQLKKQGKVAFIPYITAGDPDLATTAEALKVLDACGSDIIELGVPYSDPLADGPVIQAAATRSLEKGTNLDNILDMLDKVLPELSCPVSLFTYYNPILKRGLGKFMSSIRDVGVQGLVVPDVPLEETELLREGALSNGIELVLLTTPTTPTERMKRIVEASEGFIYLVSSIGVTGARSSVSGKVESLLKDIKEATDKPVAVGFGISKPEHVKQIAGWGADGVIVGSAMVRLLGDAKSPTEGLKELERLTKSLKSALL